TCACACTCCTTAGAAAATGGGAACCTCTTCCCTCTAGGAGAGTCTCTAAAGCAGATTaccagaaataaataaaaaattaattaacttCTCCTATGAGGAATGAGGACAGGCCtagagagttggggttgttcagcctggagaacgctccagggacaccttaTGTGGCCTTTCAATATGCAGAGGAGACAAGATGGAGACAAttgacaagggcctggagtgacaggacaaggggcaatggcttcacactgacagagagcaggtttagattaagtatgaggaagaaattctttactgtgagggtggtgaggccctggcactgaagctgtggctgccccatctctggaactGTTCagagccaggttggatggggctctgagcaacctgggatagcagaaggtgtccctgcccatagcaggaggttggaatgagatgagcctTTAATGCCCCTttcaacccaaagcattctctGATGCTGTGATCTGGGAGCCCCTGAGGAGAGAGCTGGTGACATTCCCGAACCTGGGAATTGAGGACAAAGCCCCGCAGCCCCACAGGGGCTCCGGtttcctggcagggctgggatgcacAAGGAGCGAGCTGCACATGCTGGTTCCTGTGCtcggcagggcctgggggccTGGCACCTGCTCCCTGCACCTGGCCCAGCAGGGCCCCCTACACCCACGCAGGAATCCTGGCCAACCCCACCGCGGGAAGCCACTGGGAacagggaaggggctgcagcagaACACGGCCAGGAAGCAGCAAGAAGCCAGCACTGGcatgggacaggggacagcaaaCAGCCAGGCTGGTGCAGGCTGGGTGTGAGAACACATCTGCAGCGATAAGAGGTTTGGAAAACAACCTCTGGGAAGCAAGCAGGAAACTGGGTTTATTGAGTCTAGAGGAGAAGGCTGGAAATACAGCAAGACATGATAGTGCAGTTGCAGTACATGAGAGGTTGCTGTTAAGGGAGGCAGCATTACACTGCTGGAAGGACAGAGATAAGATCTAACCAACTTAatttccaggaaagaaaagaagacagGAGAAAAGAACAAGAGTAGATGTTGCAAAAACTTTCTCTGCGTAAGCCAGAGCTGGAAAATATTATCTGGGAGGTTGTGAAACCCCCTGCACCAGAAGTTAACCAGACATCTACATGCTCTCTCACTAGAGGATGGACTGCCAAGCTATTCCCCAAGCTAGCCTTTGGAAAGCAAAAATCCATCTACccttttcaaaaataaactaaaaaccACCCATGCATGTCACATGTATCATTAAACATATGGCTGATGAGTAAAGTTTTGCATTTGGACAACAAAGCTACTATAGATTTACAAATCCCGATTTCAATGCAGGCATTCAAATTCAAAACATTATTTGGATAGAAAACTTTGATCTTTCCTCTCAAAGAAACCTGCAGTTGTTGAGCAGGTATATGCTGCCAAGACCTTTTACTGCTATTTCTGTCCCATGGCACCTCCTTCCTGCAACCAACCTTTCTCCTCTGTTATATCCTGCTCCCAtgaagagaagcagcagccactTTATATTCTGTGGAGCACTTTTACTCCTGTTGAAATATCTCTGGGCTGGGCCAGTCTCACAGCAAGATCACAGAGTCATCTCTCCACCATTTGATGATATGGGGCCATAAGGCACTGGAAGAAAACCCAGGCACTGGAAGAAAACCCAGATCATATGGTTCTTTCGGGATCCACTGCAGAGAATACTCCCAAGATAGAGAGGCATTCTGACCTTCCCAGTCCATAAGGAGTAATTCAGGCCACCAGAACATCTTATTGTAATGGAGTAAAGGACATAgaattagggtttttttgagttGATGAATGGGTATCTAAGCTAAAACAATCTAGGCAGATTCCCATAGGGCATATATGTGGAAAAGGTTTTGATGGGAATTCTGACCTCAGAATCTGCTGGTTGACCCTGGAGAACAGCCTGATCTGTTTGCTCTCAGTGAGAAGAGCTGGAGCCAGGATTCACCCCTTCCTTACTCAGCATCAGTGAAAGCACCTCAGCAGGAAACCAGCCCCTGAAAGAAATGTGCTCACTGAGACCTGGCAGGAAGGCATTCCAGCACCAGAGGTGAGATAAAGCCACAGATATCCAAGCCACTGCAGGGAATCCTGCAGGGAGTATAAGGCACAACCCCCAGATCACACAGGACAATGTGACAGTGCTCCAGGACACAGGAGTAGCAGGGGTTGGATGTGAGCACCCTACTAAGATTATGGGCCTCATATGGTTGTGACAAGGTACCTTTTAAACAACCTTTTGgtctttgtttctttattttctgattcCTTGAGGACTTCACGTGTCTCAGGAGGTGTGAAAATGTCAGAAGAGAAAGAGTCTGTGACAATGCATGTTGACCACAGGACAAGGATGTGGCCCCAACACAGCCACTTTACACCCTGAGCCTCCACAGTAATGCATCAAGTTTTCTGCTGAGGCAGAAACCCCACTCTTTTTATAGGGTCATTCTGCTTGTTATGTTTTATTTGCAGGATTATTCTTGTGCTGTTCTTAACTAAAtgcaaagaaaactgaaaatatcaCACAGTGTGAATCACAAAAAAGGCCCTTTTTGTGTTTTAAGAACAAAAGCTCAATTCATGAAAAACATGCTTTTGCTCATAGGAAACAATCCTGCTTCAGTCTGCCCTTCCAACAACAGCATCAGAACTCCAAACGAACAATGCTTCCCCAGCCTGTGTGCATGACTGTATTTCTGTGCAAGCTCACATGCATCATTATAATCCATCTATGGAAAGGTTGCTTTTTCCAAAACTGACAGGAGTGAGGGGCACAGGGAATCCTCTCTCAGTATACAACAGACCAACATCATGGAGGTGATTCAGGAATATGTGCTCATTTTTCTATTATGAGATTGGTTATCTAATTACAGGGCTCGTGTTATTTAAGTTTAGGGCCTCCAGGAAAGGCATCACCTCTGGGTGACTAAAATcccagagattttatttttcaaaaaggTGAAACTACAATACAATAAAATGGTGGACATTTCTTGACCATTCTGACAGAAAGCCTTAACAGTAATCCAGTGCCCAGAAAAAAAACTACctgagggaggaaaagggaagtTGCTCTCTAAACCTGCTGGTGTGATACCAACCAACATAGAGGAGCAGGCACAGCAAACAGAATGGTGTTCGGGCTCACACTCTCTCACCTGGAGGCAGCCAGGAATCAGCATCAGGAACAACTTCCCATGAGGGGGCACTACACTATCACACATCCAGGCTTGGAGATCTCCACCTCCAGGACTTGTACAAAGACactgaacagagagagaagtAGATTTCAGCTTTGTTTATCCTCCTCTGCAAAAACTAAGATGATGAAGAATTACTGTGTTTATCGGGTTAAAAGCTACACTACTATGTGTAATTCTGTCCACCAAGAGAACTggaacaaaaaatcccaaacataAATCTGGAATGCAGGAAGAATTTGGGATTTCTGAACTTTTAAGGGCTTGATTTCATAGTTACCGAAGAGGACCATAATAAAACTAAGGACTCTGTGtgcaatttttttaatgaacaggATGTTGATCCTCTTTACTGGCGAATGGGGCAGATTAATTTGTGGGCTGGATTTTGTGTCTAGCCAGCAAGAGGAAGGAAACTGAAGGGCTGGCCTGAGTCATTACAACTGACCTACACCACAAGCAACAACACTTAAATGGACATTATCATATGAGGATCTCAGCTAGGAAGAAGTGACTTCCTGGCACCATGGTTTCTGAGTGCAGAGGGATGGGCAGGATGGGGttggggcagaggcagctgttcTGAGCACGAGGCAAAGCTGCTGAGTATCATCCTCCCACCTTGCTGCACACACtcaggtgctgcagctgcctgcatGGAGAAAAGCCTGCACACATGCAGCTCCTACACAGCCACGTCTCCCTTTCAGCTGAAACCAGAGGAATATTTGGCAAGTCCCTTAAAGGCAGCATGCTGCTTTCATTTCTACTCTCCATGCTGAGTTTTGTAGAGGTCCCAACTATTTCAGCATGTCTGGACTGGAATAAGAGTACCTGCAGTGGTGTGACTTTGTCCATTTTCCACCTTTCCCTTACAGTAATTTATTTCTAGAGTTCATAGCTGAAGCAGAAAGCCTGAAGAAATGACCACAGGGTAAGTGGCCTACCTGAATGTGAAAGGAACAGAAAGACACAATGAAGTGTTTTAGATGTTCCGGTAGTGAGTGGATTGGTTTGTTCAGAATCATTTCTACAGAAGCCTTTGAGTGTCACCCCCACCAGTCCAACTGAAGTTATTGCCATCAACACCCATATATAAAAGTACAGAGGAAGACTGATGAAGTTCTTGCTTTAGCATTTCCAAATGGAGTAGAAGTATTTTAAGAGTCCCAGTAATGTTCTCCAGGACTTCTCAAAGGGGAAAAACAGACAATGCTCATTATACTGGATCCTCTCTCTTTAGGCTCTTTCTCACTGCTAAGAAGGAAGGGAAACATCAGTGTGTGAGGTGCAGGTAAGGCTGAGACCCCAGTCCAGCAATTACCTGCAAATGGATGTGAAAGGCATCATGGGCTGGGCAACAATTTACTGCAGCATGAGGGCTCTGcttcagatttgcacaaggatTTAGCTGCAAGAGAAGAATCACAGAAGGATTTAGGGAAAAATCCAGCTTTTTGAGGAGTTCAGAATCCCACAACACAGAAATGGAAAGCGCCACAGGAAACTAAAAGCTGCCTCCCAAAGGCTCTGTGGGAGCTGCAAGTGGGGATTTCAGTCTGGGAAAGGCACCTGCCAGGAACAAGCAACTTGGGGTATGTTTTGCATGGAGCATCTCAGGGCAGAAAAAGGATAAGCCCAAAGATTTCCTTGAAATTGTAACTGAACATGGAATTACCTATATCAGCTGCAGTAAAAGAACAGCTGTTTGGAAATGTTTGCATAACCAGTTCTCATTAAGATTTTCCAAAATTTGTGTCTGGTATTTCTGGATGTATCAATGTTGTGATCCTGGAttaccaaaaattaaaattttggaTGATGGAGAAAAGCCAAAGCCCATTAAAAGCTTTCCTATCTTCCTCTATGTCTGACTACTCTTTCCCCcagtacacatttttttctccataatGTCTTTCTGCCCTTTTGGAGGCATCTTAATAGTATGAAGCACTGAGGTTTTTcaacctgctttttttttttttttgaccctTGTTTACGGGTATTGCCTTGTGTTTCCTGGGTATCTTTTGTGGATCCTCCTCAGGTAGCCCATGGACCTCCTGATATGTGTGGTCTCCAGGCAAGAAATTACTGCAATAATTTTGTTCAGTAAAACACACTGCTGACATTCAGTGTAAAGTACCAAAAATACCCTCATTAATGTTCTTGCTCGTAAAGGACCCTTTCCCTGCGctatatattttcaaaaaagaCCCTTTAAATTCATGTTTGTGTTATTTACCTGCACGGACACTTCCATATAAATCTCCGTATAGTAATCAGGTGGGAATAGGGCTTAAAAAGCCATATATTcaacaggaagaaaagaatgTGATCTTATACTGCATTATGTATATCAAATGCAATTTTTTCAAGTTTGGCTGAGGGAAATCCTCCTAAAAATGTTCTACTGAGAATTCCATCACTTAGTTGCCAAATGCTACTGGTGAGCAGGAAACAGGTTGCTTTGATCACAGCATGTATCATTACAGGGTGGTGACTGCTTCAGAGACTATAACCCCTTTAGCATagctccttttttcccccaatattTATTCAAAGGAGCTTCTTGCTTGTGAAAGGAATCCATATTTTATTAATTCCAAATAAAAGGATTTTAATGGAATTGGACTAACTTTCAAgatatttccttctgttttttgaAAAACAGTATATAAGCAAATAGATGTGAAGTTTTCAGTCATGTTTTGCTGCAGTTGTTCATGTGAAATCTTGAGCAGGAGATACATTGTGGGGATTTCTTTGGTTTGTAGCTATGCTTTGAGCAGTAGTTTGTCTTCCCTTCTGCCCAGCTGATGTTTTTTACATCCTTGGCAAAACCGAAGTAACATCTGAGGCAATAGTGCCTGCTTTTGCTGCTTGAGGCTGGCCATTCCTACCCTTAATTCCACCCAGATCAGGGAAGGTCAACGAAACCAACATTTGCACATGTGCAGCCCACACCATTCTGAAGCTGTGGCATGAGCAGTCATTTTCTTTGATATCAAGAAAGATAAAGATTTCAAGATATCAAGAAAGATTTCCCAGCTATaaactgagctgggaaagcacatcAGCCTCCCCCAGGCCGACATCCACAAGATCAGAACCACCTCATCCCTTTTAGAACAGGCAGGAGCTTATAATCAAGCGAACTCTTGGGCAGCGTCAGGCTACAGGATGTGTGCAAATAAAAACATCCTTTTACCACCTTTCATGGCTGACAGGCAGGGACTGTCCAGACCATCCCTTACTGTCATGCTCCTAAGAGTAGCCTTTGTCTCAAGGCAGTCTGCAGCCTTGTCCATTTGTTTAAATTTTCCTGGCAGACCCTGTTAAAAAGGGGGAATTTAGCTGTGTAGGACAATGGCCTTACATGCACATCAGGCCAAGCACTGCAATTACTTTGGAAAAAATTTGTACAACACACGAAATGGGCCATTCACACTTAATCCATCCAGTGTAGACCTGCACTGTAACTGGTACATAATTCATCATGACAAAAAACTATCCCTTCATAGTTCATATGCAGGTATCCGTTTGTACAAAGAATTCTTACTGCTTtttgtatggaaaaaaaatcctggatgAAGCTGAATCATGATTATAATGATATATAATTTGGGTGGATTATTTTGCTCCTGGTTTTACTCCATAAGAGCAGAAAAAGCATTGTATCTAGGTCAGTTGTTGGCAGCAGGCTATTTGGAATTCCCAGAAGAAGGCACTTGAGAAGGAAATGGGGGAAGCCCATTTAGGTCTGTTCTTGTCTtgggatgttcatttctttgACAATATGGGTTTTGTCTCAGAGCTGTTGTTATTAACTCAGGTTATGGCAGCAATGTAGATTTATAATGAGTTTCACACAGAAAAGCATTCCTATCCATATCACCCAAAAGAATTTCCCAGTTCTGTATTTTCCTAAACTCTTCTGTCACAGCTGCCTGGACATCTCCTTGAACAAATTTCAGGAAATATCCCAGAAATCAATATTTGTCTGTGTGAAGCCCATAGTTTCTTGAACACCTGGGATAAATGATGCCTCTTCCAGACAAAAGCAGCAGTTCACCCTTGTAACTGCATCCACAATTGGCTCTGAAGCAGATTCTCAGATTAAGACAGACCCAAGCTCACTCCCACAAATGAAGAACTTCCTGTAAACAAACCAAGAAACAAAAGCTAAAAATAGTCCTCCTCCCTAGCTGCTGTCATGTGGGGAAATCAGAGCATGAGATACACCTCCATCCGAAGCAGGGAAGCTCCAACCCATTATCTCTGAGGGATGGTTAGCACACTTAAAACAACCTAATCCCCCGCTGCATTCTTTCTACCCTACCAGACTGAATCCAAAGGTACAGCTGTAGGGATAAAGAACCTCTGTCAATGATACAGCTGCattcaagattaaaaaaaaaaaaaagccctattGTGCAACTGTGACACTTTTCCCTCTTACCTTAGCACCTGCTGTAGCTCAAGAAGGTGCTGGCACCcacaaaagcaacaaaagcactGCAGTACCAAAGCTGAGCTGAGGCCAGGGGAGGGTCTGCACTTCTCTCAGCCTGCTGCAGTGAAAATGTAGTGCTGGAGGCTGGGACGCTGCTCCCTGCTGAAGGAAAGCTGTAAACAAGAGGCAGGAAAGGAGATGACTGGATTTCAGAAGGGCCGCTACTGCTGGATGTTCACAGCGAGCCTTGGAGGAAATGAAGGAAACGGCCAGGACTGACTCACCGGGGATGGGTGTTGTACGTGCTGCTTGTGTAAACTTATTGTGCTGCAGTTTCCAAGCTCTCTGTTCTGCTCCCTTCCATTATTACCAAGGTTTTTCATGCCATATGCACAGGTTTGCATCTGCTTGGAGTAAGGTACAGCTGCTGAACACGCCTAGGGGAGCAAACTGGTTTTCCAAGGAGGGCTCAAGCAGATGATTTTAGTTTTAAGACCTTTAAACAACTCTCCTCTGCAGTACTTGTAATATGTCAGCAGCTGAACCAAGTTACTGTTCtgtcctgctgcctgcctggaTTTTGGCATGCCCAGCTGTGTGCTCTGCATATAGAACTAAACCCAGAATAGCGtctgggcagagcagagaggatGTGACAGCACAGGACTTGAGTGGGACGGGATGTTTACGAGGAGGATGTCGGAGTGGGAGGTTAATGTCCCAGCTGCCCCTCAGCCTGACATAGCACAAGGCACTGCAGGAAGCAGGAGCACTTCAGGGTACAGGGGCCTGCTCTTGGTGCTGCTGGGCctctctgcagggaagggacatACCAGGTATATATATCCAGggatatatatatacatatatatatatatatatatatatatatatatatatatatatatatatatacacacacaccaAGGAGGTATGTCCTTGAAGGGAAAGGGGCAtactcagctgctgcagcccagagtTTGGTGGGCTAAGAGACAGTGCAGCCCAATCCACGTGGGATACTCACAGCATGGGACAAGCTCTCTCCTGCTCATGCTCTGCTGGGTTCCAGATGTGTTCAGGCACTGAAACTCTGTGCAGCAAGCAGAGAAAGCAAGGTATCTCAAGATATGATTCacaaaatcaaacagaaaactgcctctgcagctgctggaggtgccAAGGACAGGGGGAGAGGTTAAGCCCACCTCAGACAATAAGTTGCCCTTTTCTGGGTAGAAGAAGAGCAGTTTTCCAGTCAGGATGACCAACCAACCCGCTGCCAGCTGCTAGGAACTTAGAAAATGCAGTGGGAAGATGCACTAGCTATTTATATAATGTCCCAGAGGTCTGACAACAAACTAAGAGAGACATGATCCAGAGTCAGCTCCTGGGAATTTGAAGCATCCTTTTACTTGCATCTGACTGTAAATGCAGTGATGTGGAATGGGAATCTCAGCTGCAGAAGCTGATCCACTCTGCTGAAAAAAGGCACCCACACAAACAAATGAAAGAGTAATTGAAtcagaaggcagcagcaggcacaagGATGATTCTGTGGCTGGCTGGGGAGAGTTCTCAGTGTGCCACTTCTGAGGGGAGTTTTCCTGCCTGGGAGACTCCACACAGGTCTCGCAGGCAAGGGAGGGTTCAGGATTGCCTTGGTGTGGGCTGCAGTGTTTCTCTGGTGGTTGAGCCAagttccctctttctcttttgctGAAATCTTCAGAGCACATCCTGGAGGATAAACACCTGTAAGCCTCAGGAAATTATTAGGAGAAAAAAGCAGACTTAGCAAAGAGCCAACTCTGGATATCAATTTGAAGAGACAGAATATATAATATAGTTAGTGCCTTCCTCAGCCACCTGTCTAAGATAATTCTTTGCACACTTTGTGATTTTGGTGAGCAAAGACCGATATAATACACCATGGCAAAGTGCACCCTCACATAAATCCTGTATCCCTTTAAGCACCTGTGTACTTACAAGAGACAGAAATCCCAGGAATTGTAGCTGCGGACTCAGCTTTTTAATGCAGCCTACAGAGTTTTTCTACCCATGGCCTGGCCAATTTCTTCTGAATTCAGGCGTTTCattaatttacatttatttgaTGATCTTGGATGTAATCCTGCCTGGGATCCTGTAATCCTATAAAGCCTAGGACAATCCAACACTTTTCCTTGAACCCCCAGCTGCTTGCTGGGAAGAAACACAAAGGGCTCATGCATGTAGAGTTAAGGAGTGGGAAAACAAGAGACTCAGATAATGAAGgaagcttaaaaaataaaaagcacctCTGAGTCTTAAGCTGGTCCAGAGACCTGCGCTGGTGGGTCAGGTGCACTCCAGAGGCAAAGCAAACAAGTGCTATGTCCAAACCTGAAAGGGACACAGTTactgcagaatcacagaaagtcTGGAACtgaaagggacccacaaggatcatccagcccaactcctggccctgcacaggatactgcagcagtcccaccctgtgcccgagagcgttgtccaaatgctcctggagctctggcaggctGGGTTCTGTGACCACTGCCGGAGGGAGCCTGTTCAGCTCCcgaccaccctctgggtgaagaacatTTCCTAACATCCACCCtaaccctcccctgacacagctccagccgttccctgggtcctgtccctggtcacagagagcagagatcagGGCCTGCCCCTCTTCCCTGTGAGGAAGCTGCGGAACTGCCGTGAGCTCTGACCTcggtctcctccaggctgaacaaaccgAGCGACTTCAGCCGCTCCTCGTATGGCTTTCCCTCTGTAGGACCTTCACCCATATTCTTACTactgaatttatttaaaaaaataaaattaaaacaaacataaGGAAAATACCTTCCGCTCGGACGCGTCAGGGGCTGCGGCCGGCCGAGGCCAGGAGCGGAGCCAGAGCCGCCGTGTCTGCCGCGGCCCCTCGgccgccctgccctgccctgccccgccgcgGTGCCGTCGGAgcgcggccgccggccccgcacGCCAATCAGGGAGGCCCGCCTGCCTTCCTGTAGGTGTGCCCGGCTCACCTGGAGCCGCGCTCGGCACTCATGACATACCTGCGGCCCCGCGCAGGGCGGCGGCGAGGCGGCGGCCGAGGGGCGCCGGGGGGGGCActgccggccccggccccgcgaTGTGAGCCCGGCGCAGGTAAGGGCGGCCGCCGGGGGCGGCGTTGCCATATTCCCGGGAGAGGCGTTGCCGTATTCCCGGGAGAGGCGCGGGCCTGGCGCCGGATCCCCGCGGAGCCCGGGCCGGGACGGACGGAGGGGCGGctgccccgcggggccggggcgggctccggtagcgggcggggggggggtggggacgggacgggaccagggggagaaggaaggggagggagggcGGCCGACCCACCATTTTAGGACCCGAGGGGGACGGGAGGAGGGATCTCCGGGGAAGGCGAACGTCGCTCCTCCCGCGGCGGGCCCGGTGCGGGTGCGCGGTGCGGGCGCCATCGAGGCGCGGAGCCCCGCGGGGTCGTGGCCGCCGCGGGGGCGCCGCGGGAGCTCCGGTTCCCCCCGAGGGGTTGGCGAAGGGGGCTCCGGTCCGCtcggcccggggcagccccgggggccGCATCCTTGACTGGGGGCCATATCCTTGGCGGGGGCTCCGCGCCCCGACGGCAGCGCCCgcccccccgcccgctgccgGCAGCAGGGAGGGCCCGGAGCGCAGGCCCGGTCCCAGGCTCGGCTGccaagcagcagcaagagctTCTTCCCGCAGAAATGGTGCCTCCCACGCAGGAGCGAGATCCCACGGTGTTCGCCGGGTTTTCAGCTCCCGCCGGGAGCTGCGGTCCGGGAGTCGCGGAGGTGCTGTGCTTGAACTCTGGACACctccttgttttcctccttgcctCGTGACTTTTATGGCCTGTCACGGAGGGAAGGCAGAGGAACGAAAGGCGAGATCCTTGCCTGCTGCTCGCTTCCTGCCTCcttcccgcagccccggccacCGCAGCAGCTCCGATGGCAACCCCAGCGCCCCAGCCAACCTGCCAGGGGGGGATTCGGAGCTCCCACGGCTCTCACCTGACCCATCGTCCTCCCAGCACCCATGCTTGTCGTTGCTTGATGCTTCGTTTATTCCCAGATATTGGCTAAGACTGCATCAAACCTGGTAGGAATTATGAGGTCAGAGATCTGAGCTCAGCTTATCGATGTTGACTTGTTGCAGACTTTACCAGGCTGGATATGGATGTCAGTGTTGGCTTCTCCTGGAGCTAGGTGCCTGTTCCTCCTGGATTAAGCCACATGTGTAATGTGTTGTTGGAAATTTTATGACCTGATTCCTTGGTGTTTTGGAGTTTCTCATAGCCTAAATGACTTGGAGATGGCTTGGATAAGGGAAGAGTCCTTTTTAACGGTTGCACCGGAGGGAGGTGGCTTGGTTTGGAGGAATAATGTATAGGTGACCCAGATTTCAGAGCTGCACCTGAATTGGGCAAGGAGGAGTCATCCATAATCAGACCTGAAGTTGTAACAAATGTGAGTTCTTCTTAGTTTTTGTTAATGTTAGGAAGAGCTCAGCTGGCTTCTGTGTAGAACCTTGTTTTGCCAGGTGGTGATTGAGGGTGGCATTTGTCCTGTCCTGCCTGTACAGCAGCCTTGTGGTCTGGGTAAATCTCAGTGGGATTATATGGTCCAGTTGCTTGTGACAGAAGGCGACTGGACTTGAGGTTGGTGCTCCTGCTCTCTGAAATAGTGGGACACAAATACTTTCTCTGGGAACTTCTTGTGCATCCTGGTAGATTTTGATGGTAAGTCTGTTTcgcaggcttttttttttttttcattctgctaACTTTAGATGGATGTTCCTGTGCTTTTCTCTTGAATCTTATCTTTTCTTTTGGTACGCTTATTTCATGTGCTTTCTAGCAGGAAAGAGTCAAATTATGCTACAGTTtctgatgtttttttctttttttttttctttttaatataatctACTTTGGAGTCTTGTTTAAAGTGGGCTGTTTTATTTAATTAGTTTGTATTCATATTACATTCACTCTCCATAGTTATCCCAGGCAAAATTTAAGGAACAGCCCACAAGGGATTTCCAATTCTTAATTGgaatcacatttttttccaaggatGTTTGATTCTAAGTGTTTACTGTGCTTTCTGTCATCTGGTATCTTTCCAGTTGATGTTGTTTGCTTAGTTACTGTTTGGCTAAATTATCCACAGCTAGTTTATTTCAGTAGTCATGCCTCGGAAGTTTTGCAATTCCTTTCCGCTTTGCAGCTCCTCACTGAGCTCCTGTTGAATCTTTTAATGAAGTACTCAGAAGTGACTTCAGTGCAAATGCAGTTGTGCTCTATTGTTTTGATGCTTGGGCTCTACAGAGAGGTCATTTCCCTCTTTCCTGAGGTAATCACACAGTTGATATTCAACTCTATCAGCCAAC
This portion of the Anomalospiza imberbis isolate Cuckoo-Finch-1a 21T00152 chromosome 5, ASM3175350v1, whole genome shotgun sequence genome encodes:
- the LOC137474906 gene encoding uncharacterized protein is translated as MGQAIKVTRQGGKQGGVQSSSTAPPRLPDRSSRRELKTRRTPWDLAPAWEAPFLREEALAAAWQPSLGPGLRSGPSLLPAAGGGAGAAVGARSPRQGYGPQSRMRPPGLPRAERTGAPFANPSGGTGAPAAPPRRPRPRGAPRLDGARTAHPHRARRGRSDVRLPRRSLLPSPSGPKMLNPCANLKQSPHAAVNCCPAHDAFHIHLQCLCTSPGGGDLQAWMCDSVVPPHGKLFLMLIPGCLQVLMTNSPASSDINPWEK